In Oreochromis niloticus isolate F11D_XX linkage group LG18, O_niloticus_UMD_NMBU, whole genome shotgun sequence, one genomic interval encodes:
- the LOC112842866 gene encoding uncharacterized protein LOC112842866 gives MVLRSPILLLIIRLEMVSANVLIGLCTICCGPCQYPEKDWNVCLPQLLYCYNTTPHQATGETPFLLMFGQEPRLPVDFLLGRVPDPINGDVHEWIQEHQARLQVVHEGAKERLQLAADRRKRHHDKNVKEAPLNDGQLVFLRDLSGRGRCKIQDRWKPAVYRILKAPKGGGAVYTIAPADDPSSVKHVHRTLLKAVVMAPTPSEGPAPCGSPHGPEISSAEPEHDSSSDSDLLFLSIGAPQVNVSPSYSPVAVIPSSSELLLPPEDRTSDVPATCTVTPSAAPVPSSSLPVPTTSSDTRNIVVRRTARSTAGQHSNIHHLPRPTGEVAQGAANSISELRIHTVSAFFRPWD, from the coding sequence ATGGTATTGAGAAGTCCCATACTACTCCTTATCATCCGGCTGGAAATGGTCAGTGCGAACGTTTTAATAGGACTTTGCACAATTTGTTGCGGACCCTGCCAGTATCCAGAAAAAGACTGGAATGTATGTTTGCCCCAGTTACTCTACTGTTATAACACCACTCCCCATCAGGCTACTGGGGAAACTCCATTCTTATTGATGTTTGGGCAAGAACCCAGGTTGCCAGTGGACTTTCTGTTGGGCAGAGTACCGGACCCCATCAATGGAGATGTGCACGAGTGGATTCAGGAGCATCAAGCCCGGCTACAGGTTGTACATGAAGGAGCCAAGGAACGACTGCAATTGGCTGCCGACCGCAGAAAGAGGCACcatgataaaaatgtgaaagagGCGCCATTGAACGACGGGCAGTTGGTGTTCCTGCGCGATTTGAGTGGAAGAGGGAGATGTAAAATCCAAGATCGATGGAAACCAGCGGTATATAGAATCCTGAAGGCACCTAAAGGAGGTGGGGCAGTATATACCATTGCACCTGCAGATGATCCTAGCAGTGTGAAGCATGTTCATCGTACCTTGCTGAAGGCTGTGGTAATGGCACCTACACCATCAGAAGGGCCTGCTCCGTGCGGTAGCCCACATGGACCAGAAATATCATCCGCAGAGCCAGAACATGACTCATCAAGTGACAGTGACCTGTTATTCCTGAGCATAGGAGCTCCTCAAGTAAATGTTTCACCATCTTACAGCCCAGTGGCAGTGATTCCAAGTAGCTCTGAGTTGTTGCTCCCGCCAGAAGATCGAACTTCCGATGTTCCAGCCACTTGTACAGTTACTCCGAGTGCAGCACCAGTTCCATCTAGCTctcttcctgttcccactaCGAGCTCTGATACAAGAAATATTGTTGTGCGAAGAACCGCACGGTCCACGGCCGGCCAGCATTCAAACATCCATCATCTCCCAAGACCAACAGGGGAGGTGGCACAAGGGGCTGCAAACTCTATTTCTGAGCTTAGAATACATACTGTCTCTGCATTTTTTAGGCCTTGGGATTAA
- the LOC109195585 gene encoding uncharacterized protein LOC109195585 has protein sequence MEEELQELRDLIAQLKADNERLRQERAVESGTGATPSTSTASSVNPPTASVSVAERLVFVPRDRKCPMFRGKSGIGLNEWLEEIEGCARARHLSLADKAFFLFDHLEGEAREEIKYRSSAERSDPAKIITILQELYGCSDSYVALQEAFFSRKQQESETLQEFSLALLGLMEKVKLSAPNGMPNADVLLRDQFVEQVLDSTLRRELKQLVRRQPTLTLLEIRGEAIRWEREGLPSGVRHRSSSVPSVYGIQYGVHSGPSGIAQPTHLSEMSEMKELLKRQQEQLNQLTQSIAQLQGPHRMSRSGRSDSIICRRCQQPGHFARECDGERVPRSRPPSQAPLHNRRHSPLNTASEN, from the coding sequence atggaggaagagtTACAGGAACTCAGGGACTTGATCGCGCAGCTGAAAGCAGACAATGAGAGGCTGCGTCAGGAGAGGGCTGTTGAGTCAGGTACTGGTGCTACACCTTCTACTTCAACCGCATCATCTGTTAACCCCCCAACTGCTAGTGTCTCTGTAGCAGAGAGACTAGTTTTTGTGCCCCGTGACAGAAAATGCCCTATGTTTAGAGGAAAATCAGGTATAGGGTTGAATGAATGGTTGGAGGAAATAGAAGGTTGTGCTAGAGCACGTCATTTGTCTTTGGCTGATAAAGCATTTTTCCTGTTTGACCACCTGGAAGGGGAAGCACGTGAGGAGATCAAATATCGCTCTAGTGCAGAGAGGTCGGATCCCGCTAAGATAATCACTATATTGCAAGAACTTTATGGCTGTTCAGACTCCTATGTAGCATTGCAGGAAGCTTTCTTCTCTAGAAAACAGCAGGAAAGTGAGACACTGCAAGAGTTTTCCCTCGCTCTCCTGGGTCTTATGGAGAAAGTTAAATTGAGTGCCCCCAATGGCATGCCCAATGCTGATGTTTTATTAAGAGATCAATTTGTTGAACAGGTCTTAGACAGTACCTTGCGGCGGGAGTTAAAGCAGCTAGTAAGGAGGCAGCCAACACTAACATTGCTAGAGATTAGAGGGGAAGCTATTAGGTGGGAACGTGAAGGGTTGCCTAGTGGCGTTAGACATAGAAGCAGTTCTGTTCCTTCTGTCTATGGGATTCAGTATGGGGTCCATAGCGGTCCTTCAGGAATAGCCCAGCCCACCCATTTGTCTGAGATGAGTGAGATGAAGGAATTGTTAAAGCGCCAGCAGGAGCAACTTAATCAGCTCACTCAGAGCATTGCTCAATTGCAGGGCCCCCATCGAATGTCTCGCTCAGGACGGAGCGATTCCATTATATGCCGACGTTGTCAGCAACCTGGACATTTTGCTCGGGAGTGTGATGGGGAACGTGTTCCTCGTTCCCGGCCTCCTTCGCAGGCTCCTCTGCATAATCGCAGGCACTCTCCTTTAAATACGGCTTCGGAAAACTAG
- the LOC109195560 gene encoding tripartite motif-containing protein 16-like — protein sequence MAQKGVQLDRETFSCSICLDLLKDPVTTTCGHSYCRNCIKSFWDEEDRKGIHSCPQCRKTFTPRPVLEKNIMLAALVEQLKKTGLQAAPADHCYAGPEDVACDVCTGRKLKAIKSCLSCPASYCEKHLQPHYDAAPLKKHKLVAPSKKLQENICSRHDEVMKIFCRTDQQSICYLCTMDEHKGHETVPAAAERTEKQKELEVRRLNIQQRIQEREKDVKLLQQEVEAINGSPDKAVEDSEKMFTELIRLIQKRSSDVKQQVRSQQETEVSRVKELQEKLEQEIAELKRKDGELEQLSHTEDHNQFLHSYPSLSALSESTHSSSINIRPLRYFEDVTAAVSETRDKLQDILREEWTNISLTVTEEDVLLSAPEPKTRAGFLKYSREITLDPNTAHRRLLLSEGNRKAIFMEQQQSYSDHPDRFTGLFQVLSRESLTGRCYWEVEWRGGGVGVGVTYKNIRRAGNVNECLFGNNDKSWALYCDTNSYIFQHNKVQTVLSGPRSSRVGVYLDHRAGILSFYSVSETMTLLHRVQTTFTQPLYAGLYIGLGATAELIKVK from the coding sequence ATGGCACAGAAAGGAGTTCAGCTGGACCGAGAAACCTTCTCTTGTTCCatctgtttggatctactgaaggatccggtgactacaacctgtggacacagctactgcaggaactgtattaaaagtttctgggatgaagaggacaggaagggaatccacagctgccctcagtgcaggAAGACTTTCACACCGAGGCCTGTCCTGGAGAAAAACATCATGTTAGCAGCTTtagtggagcagctgaagaagactggactccaagctgctccagctgatcactgctatgctggacctgaagatgtggcctgtgatgtctgcactgggaGGAAGCTGAAAGCCATCAAGTCCTGTTTATCTTGTCCAGcctcttactgtgagaaacacctcCAACCTCACTATGATGCAGctccattaaagaaacacaagctggtggccccctccaagaagctccaggagaacatctgctctcgtcatgatgaggtgatgaagattttctgtcgtactgatcagcagagtatctgttatctctgcacaatggatgaacataaaggccatgaaacagtcccagctgcagcagaaaggactgagaagcagaaggagcTCGAGGTGAGACGactaaacatccagcagagaatccaggagcgagagaaagatgtgaagctgcttcaacaggaggtggaggccatcaatgGCTCTCCTGATAAAGCAGTGGAGGACAGTGAGAAGatgttcactgagctgatccgtctgatccagaaaagaagctctgatgtgaagcagcaggtcagatcccagcaggaaactgaagtgagtcgagtcaaagagcttcaggagaagctggagcaggagatcgctgagctgaagaggaaagacggcgagctggagcagctctcacacacagaggatcacaaccagtttctacacagctacccctcactgtcagcactcagtgagtctacacactcatccagcatcaatattcGTCCTCTGAGgtactttgaggatgtgacagcagctgtgtcagagaccagagataaactacaggacattctgagagaggaatggacaaacatctcactgacagtcactgaagaggatgttttactgtcagcaccagagccaaagaccagagctggattcttaaaatattcacgtgaaatcacactggatccaaacacagcacacagacGTCTGTTATTATCTGAGGGGAACAGAAAAGCAATATTTATGGaacaacaacagtcttattctgatcatccagacagattcactGGATTGTTTCAGgtcctgagtagagagagtctgactggacgttgttactgggaggtggagtggagaggggGAGGAGTTGGTGTAGGAGTCACATACAAGAATATCAGGAGAGCAGGGAATGTAAATGAATGTTTATTTGGAAACAATGACAAATCTTGGGCATTATATTGTGACACAAACAGTTATATATTTCAACACAACAAAGTCCAAACTGTCCTCTCAGGTCCTCGgtcctccagagtaggagtgtacctggatcacagagcaggtattctgtctttctacagcgtctctgaaaccatgactctcctccacagagtccagaccacattcactcagccgctctatgctggacttTATATTGGACTTGGAGCCACTGCAGAGTTGATTAAAGTCAAATAG
- the LOC109195431 gene encoding zinc finger protein 665-like, which yields MSSTQKDQHGPRSQRSQEADKPHRRKREKTYSCDEYGKDFAVKAKLKQHQVIHTGERPFSCDLCGKSFSLKSSLKKHQLIHSGVKAYSCEQCGRAFTHSSSLKNHLLTHSGIKAYSCDECGKEFTEKAKLKLHQVIHTGERPFSCDLCGKSFSRKDHLKQHQLIHSGVKAYSCEQCGRAFTHSGSLQSHLVTHSGIKAYSCDECGKDFAMKANLKLHQVIHTGERPFSCDLCGKSFSRKDHLKQHQLIHSGVKAYSCDQCGRAFTHSNSLKNHLLTHSGIKAYSCDECGKDFAVKAKLKLHQVIHTGERPFSCDLCGTSFSRKGYLKQHHLIHSGVKAYSCDQCGRAFTHSGSLQRHLVTHSGIKAYSCDECGKDFAMKATLKLHQVIHTGERPFSCDLCGKSFSRKSHLKQHQLIHSGFKAYSCDQCGRAFSHSSNLKNHLLIHSGIKAYSCDECGKEFTEKAKLKQHQVIHSGVKAYSCGLCGKGFTQRGHLQSHLVTHSGIKAYSCDLCGKSFSLKISLKQHQLIHSGVKAYSC from the exons atgagctcaacacagaag gaccaacatggaccaagaagtcagcgctctcaggaggccgacaaacctcacagaagaaagagagagaaaacatacagctgtgacgagtATGGGAAGGATTTTGCTGTGAAGGCTAAACTAAAAcagcatcaggtcatccacactggagagagaccgttcagctgtgacttgtgtggaaagtctttttccttgAAGAGTTccctaaaaaaacaccaactcatccacagtggagttaaagcgtacagctgtgaacagtgtggcagagcttttactcacagtagcAGCTTAAAGAATCATTTacttacccactctggaattaaggcatacagctgtgacgagtgtgggaaggagtTTACTGAGAAGGCTAAACTAAAActtcatcaggtcatccacactggagagagaccgttcagctgtgacttgtgtggaaagtctttttccaggaAGGATCACCtaaaacaacaccaactcatccacagtggagttaaagcgtacagctgtgaacagtgtggcagagcttttactcacagtggcagcttacagagtcatctagttacacactctggaattaaggcatacagctgtgatgagtgtgggaaggattttgcTATGAAGGCTAACCTAAAActtcatcaggtcatccacactggagagagaccgttcagctgtgacttgtgtggaaagtctttttccaggaAGGATCACCtaaaacaacaccaactcatccacagtggagttaaagcgtacagctgtgatcagtgtggcagagcttttactcacagtaaCAGCTTAAAGAATCATTTacttacccactctggaattaaggcatacagctgtgacgagtgtgggaaggattttgcTGTGAAGGCTAAACTAAAActtcatcaggtcatccacactggagagagaccgttcagctgtgacttgtgtggaacgTCTTTTTCCAGGAAGGGTTACCTAAAACAGCACCatctcatccacagtggagttaaagcgtacagctgtgatcagtgtggcagagcttttactcacagtgGCAGCTTACAGAgacatctagttacccactctggaattaaggcatacagctgtgacgagtgtgggaaggattttgcTATGAAGGCTACCCTAAAActtcatcaggtcatccacactggagagagaccgttcagctgtgacttgtgtggaaagtctttttccaggaAGTCTCACCtaaaacaacaccaactcatccacagtggatttaaagcgtacagctgtgatcagtgtggcagagctttttcTCACAGTAGCAACTTAAAGAATCATTTACTTatccactctggaattaaggcatacagctgtgacgagtgtgggaaggagtTTACTGAGAAGGCTAAACTAAAAcagcatcaggtcatccacagtggagttaaagcgtacagctgtggcTTGTGTGGCAAAGGTTTTACTCAAAGGGGTCACTTACagagtcatctagttacccactctggaattaaggcatacagctgtgacttgtgtggaaagtctttttccttgAAGATTTCCCtaaaacaacaccaactcatccacagtggagttaaagcgtacagctgt